Below is a genomic region from Patagioenas fasciata isolate bPatFas1 chromosome 14, bPatFas1.hap1, whole genome shotgun sequence.
ggcagcagtggggctgaCACCACCCCCTTGCCACAGGGACCTGCTGCAGGTGCTGTCGGTGGAGGAGCTCTGCCTGCTGGAGAGGAGCCTGTGCACAGCCGAGTCAGAGGATCCCTGTGTCCCGGCCACCCCCCCAGCTTGGGGGGCAGCCATGGACACCCCTGCTCCCTGGGGCCTCCTGGAGGTGCCCTCtgcccccccactgccccccatctGCACAGCGCAGCTGGGACCCTCCAGCGCGGTGGATGACCAGGGCACAGCCAGGTGCTGGGGGTGTGTATTGGGGGGGaccagggctgggctggcagaTCCTGCCCGCTGCCACAGGGACTTTTCGTGCCACCTCTGGGGTAACATTCACCTCCTTCCCATGCAGCCCCCAGTCCCCTGGGAGCAGCCCAGGGCTCAATGCCACCCCGGCTGCCCACTGCTGGGAGCTGCGCTCCCGCTACAGCAGCACCAAGGACATGCTGCACACCCTCTTCGTCTGCATCTCGGGTGAGTGACTCCTTTGCCACCCCCTGCAGcatcctgacccccccagcaccctgacccccaccctCCTGGCACAGGGGTTGCCGATCAGCTCCAGACCAACTTTGCCAGTGACCTGCGCAGCATCTTAAAAACCGTCTTCAAGATCGTCGCCTCGCAGGCAGAGCCCTTGGAGGAGCCCGGTGCCAGACGTGagtgacccctggggacatgggacacggggcaCGGCTCCTCTCTGTCCTGCCCATCACCCATCCCTGGGAAAGATGAGGCATGGACCAGGCGTGGGGATGATGCTCAGCCAGGGTGTCTGACAGCTGTCTGGTCATGCCCCAAGCCTTGACCGTGGACGTATTTGCCATGGGGCTGAGTTCAGCCCTGGTTTGGCTGGAGCACCAACAGcctctgtccctgcagaggaAGAGGATGGTGACCCACACCTGGTAGATGCTCCTCGGATGGccgactgtcccctctgctccagccccgcagAGGCTGCTGGGCTCCAGAGGACAGGTAAAAGGCTGCCTGGGGTGCCCAGGGTGCCACAGCATCAGAGCAGGGTGCTGGCCTAGGGCTGGTCCTGGGGTCCAGctgaggggatggggacattcCAGGAGCCAGGATGGTGATGGAGGACAGGGGGAGCCCTGTGGCTTTTACCGATGCATTTTGCCCAGCAGGTGCCCGCTGCCTGCCCGAGTGGGTGCCGGACAGCATGTGCAGCCAGTGCTCTGCCTGCCGCTCACCCTTCACCCTGCTGCGCCGCAGGCACCACTGCCGCAACTGCGGGAAGGTAGgagagggctgggctggggggcacagggtccCCGGGGACCCGGCTCCGCTCAGACCCGCTCTGGCTCTCTGCCGGCAGATCTTCTGTGCCCGCTGCTCACCGCACGCCACAGCACTGCCGCACTATGGCCAGCCGAAACCCGTGCGTGTCTGCACGCATTGCTACACCACGCACCTCTCGCCCGTGCCTCGACGCACCCGGAGCCAGTGAGGGACCCCCGTGTCAGATCCGCATCTTTAGGAAGCCACAGACCGCGGGGGACAGTGgctgctccagagctgctggGCAGCTCCACAGCCCCACGACCCGCTTGGGGGCTGGGTGGGCTTGGCGGCAGGACCCCCCACTCGTGGCAGCAGCACTTCACACCCGGCAGCAGCCCATGCCCCACGCTGGCGTGGCCTGGGCTGCGGTGGGCGTGGGACCGCCTCACCCGGTCACTGCAGCCGTGCCCTGCTCCTGGAGAGCCACGTGCCGTCTGCCCCCCCGCTGGAAATGTGCTtcgtggtgggttttttttcaggtgaACTTTGGCTGCTCTTGGGCCCGGGGCAGAGTCTCCCCCCGGGCCTGGCCCGAGACGGCACAAACAGCCCTCACATGACGGCGGGTGCCGCGGGGCCGTGCCCAGAGCTGGCCCTCGCCCGCGGGGCCCGGCGGTCCCCCCTCTCCCCACCGATCGATGTTAATAAAGGGCTAAACCCGCCTGGCCGGGCCCTGCGGCGCTGGGAGCGGCAATttcgggggggctggcggggggcagcCGGCCCACGGACACACGTGGATGCGGGAGGGGGTGTGGGCCGGGGCAGGTGGgcggggggctgggggcagcgggtGTCCCGAGTGGGTGAGTGGCAGTAGGGGGAGCACTGTCTGTGGACGCACACGCGTGACAGCGCGCAAGCGTGACCgcgcacacacagacacgcaccaaCAAGCGCGGGCGCGCCGCGCGGGGGCCGAgcggcagggggcggggccgagtggcagggggcggggccgagcgGCAGGGGGCGTGTCCCGCCGCGTCCCTCCCGCCGATTCAAATTTGAAGCACGCGCTTTCCCGCCCGAATTTGTTTCCCCGCCGCGCTGACGTCAGCGCCCCGGGGCGCCCGGCAGCCAATGGGCGCGCAGCTCGGCCCGCCGCCCGCAGCCATGGAGCCGGCGGCCACCAGCATCCAGGTGCTGCTGCAGGCGGCCGAGTTCCTGGAGCGGCGGGACCGCGGGGCGGCCGCTCCCCGGTACCCGCCAGGCCTGGCCGAGGCCGAGCACGGTTACGCCTCGCTCTGCCCCGCGCGGTCCCGCCGGGCCGTGGGCAGCGTCAGGTGAGCggcggggctggggaggaggggctGGCGGCGGCCGATAGCGCCGGTTCTGATCCCCGGGGGCTCTCCCGCAGGTCGGTGCACAACGCGCTGGAGAAGCACAGGTACCGGGGAGCGGCGGGACAGGGGGTGGCCGTGCCTGTGGTCCCCCGGGGCTGACCGCCGTGTCGTCCCTCTCCCCTCCGGCCACAGGAGAGCCCAGCTGCGGTGTTGCCTGGAgcggctgaagcagcaggtgccgGCAGGGCCGGCCCGTCCCACCACGCTGAGCCTCTTGCACCGAGCCCGGCTTCACATCCAGGTGAGAGTGTGGCCCTGGCACTGGCCCTAGCTGGAGTGCCCTGAGTGGCAACAGAGCTGTCCAGCTTGGGACCCTGTTTATGGCCTCCTGGATCCCCGCAgaggctggaggagcaggagctgagaGCCCGGAAGGCCAAGGATCGGCTGCGTAATCAGCAGCGGAGCTTGCGTCGGCGGCTGGAGTGGCTGCTCTCGCCCGCCAGTGGGGAACGGGCGCGGGCTGACAGCCTGGACTCGTCCCAGCTCTCAGAGCCCTCCGAGGGAGGTGAGTGGGGTGCAAGTGGGTGGGTAGGGAAGGTGAATCTGCCAGGGCCTGACCCGGCTTCCCCCACTGCCCAGAGGATGTCGAGATAGAGGTGGACAGTGTGGTGTTCGGAGGGGACCTGCTGCCTGGCTTTGGAACCGGGAGGGACCACAGCTACTCCAGCCCCCGCAGCCCCACGTCCTGACAGCACGCATGGCCTGCCCTGCTCTGTCTGCCTCCTCCCTGCCCGCCGCCCGAACGCCGCCTTCTCCATTGGCCTTGTCACGGCTGCCTGGGTTGGGGGACACGGGCAGGGGCAAGCGCCCAGCTTGGCTCcctgcagctggactgctgagcGGTGCTGGCCACAGCGCTGGGCACACTGGGCTAGCATGACACCATGGCACCCCCTGGAAGAGGGGCTGGCTGTCGTGGGGacaccctcctgcctcccctggggcaggctgggggCCAGGGGCTGCCTGGCATGGGGCAGCATGGCCCCAGGAAGGCTCTGCTGCCACGGTGAGCCAGGAAGGGGAAACGAGTGCATTAAGCAACCTGCCTTCACGCCCCCCCCCGCTCTGTTGTACATACCCAACACTATTCTAGTAAAGGCACTTAGTGAAACCCACACCTGTGTCTTGCCTGCGAGCCCAAAACCCTGGCAGCGGAGGGCAGCACTGGGCTCTGCTCCGGGCCAGCCCCAGCCAAATCAGAGTTGGGAGTAGATTATTTAATGATAATTACATCTCAGAAAGGGTCGAACAGCAGCTGATTGTCAGACTTGTACAGTTTCTTCAAAAGTATAAAACCCAAGGAGGCTCCTATCTGTTCTGGCGCAGCCAGTGCCTGGCCCCTCACACGTACTGCTTCTTCTTGGTGGCCGCCTTGCTCGCCAAGTCCTTGGCTTTCTCGGTAGCAGCCAGAGCTGTTTCCTTGGCTTTCTCGGTTGCTTCCTTGGCCGTCTCCACCAGTGTTTTGGACGGAGCTTCTCCTGTAACACGGAAGCTGTTAACCCAGCCCCAACAGGTTCCCGCCCTGCCCCAGCAGAGGAGTCTCGGCTGACGCAAACTGGATTGGCCCCATTCCCTTGGACTGGGGTGACTTCCCCACACAGCGGGAAGCTGAGCCTGGCGCTCCTGACCTGCCTGCGTCAGGGCGCAGCAGGAAGGGGAACTGCAGGCATGTGACTGCTGCCATGTTATGTCCACTTCCTGCCTGTGTTCCAGTCCTGTAAGTGCTGCCTGGCTGCGCCGCTCAGGATGAGCTGGCTGTGCCAAGACGCCTGAGCAAAGGCAACGGATGAGGATTTCGCAGTGTGATTAGTTCAAGCCATGACCTGCCTGTGGACTGGAGTGTTCTCAGTGTGACCTGTAAATCCAGGAGACCCGTTCCCGTCAGCCCCAGTCTGCCCTCAGGTGCTCACCTTGCATCCTTGCTAACACGTATTCAAATCCCTTGGTGCTCTTGGTCACATTGCTTTTGAACCTGGCCAGACCAAACTCCTGCAAGGGAAAAATCAGTGAAGGTGCAAGCCCAGCCCCCTGATCACACACAGCCCCCAGGCCTTTGTTTCTGCTTGACCAGTCCCAAACACACGGTAGGCTCATGCCCACCAGCAGTGATGGTTCTGGGTGCTCTTGACCTCACAAGGatggggggaatgaggggaaaaggtgaaaaaaacagcacagggaaggggTAGAACAGGGGGGACCAGCAGTTTTAAGGCTCCTCCCAAGAGAGGGTACACAGCACTGCTGGGGCAGCTGGCAGCACTCACCTGGACAGCCCGTGAGACGCCAAACAGGCTGGAAGAAACCCAGGCTTCCCGCTTGACCTCGGTCCAGTTGCTGTTCTCTGGGTTCACCTGGTACACGCAGCGCTCCTCCACCCTCTGCACAAGGCACAGCCCAGCTGTGGACACTGCCTGGAGCCTGCGGCCCCCAGCTGTGCACCTGCACACGGGCACCTACCATGAGACGTGCGTGGTTGATGTTCCAGGTGAACGTGGTCATGGTTCGGTTCTTGGGGTCCACAATAGAGTCCTCCAGGATGTAGACGGAGTGGGCGACATTGGCTGGGAAGAAGTGCTCTGCCCAGCGAGGCATACGGTTGGTCTTGGTCAGGAGCCGCCGGGAGAGCAGCTTGTGGTCCGCCGTCACCTCCCGGTGCACAATATCTTCGGTCAGGACATGTTTGCTAGAACGCGGTGGGGGAAGAAAACATCAGATCCTGCTCCCAGCGAATACCCCCCTTCCCGGGGCTGGGAACCGTCAGGCTCTGCGTGGGGGCAGGGAGAAAAGAGCTGGGGATTTAAGGGAGAGGGGGAACCAGCTGCCCCTGGGAACGGCCGGTGCGGAGCACCCAGCCCAGAGGGCTCTGGAGGGGGCGAGCAGagggcccggccccgcggggcaCCCGGGAAAGGGCtggatggggaggggaagggcaCCATCTCGCGGGGTCTGCTGGGGGAGAGGGTGCGGGGTGAGCgccggggaaggggaaggagggcagaaggtcccgggggggtgggggggtgcagGCCCCGACGCACCTGTAGGGGTTGGGGTAGCGCTGCCAGAAGGCGGCGAACACCTGGTCCCAGGGCCCCTTGAGGACGCCCAGGCTGGCGCAGTACTTCCCCATGGGCCGCCGCTCAGGGCCGCGCCGCCACGCCCGCTCCGGCCCGCGCCTGCTGGGCGGCCGCCATGCGGCCTCTGCCCGCCGCCTCCGCCCCGCCGCGCACTTCCGCCTCGCCCCACGCACTTCCGCCTCTGGCCCCgcccccgctcccgccgcgccggccccgccccgcccggtcgcggccccgccccgcggcggcGCGAGGATGAGCGGGCGGCGGGTGGACGCCAaggtggtgctgctggggcaggagggcGTGGGCAAGAGCAGCCTGGTGGAGCGCTGCGCGCACCGCCGCTTCCGGCCCGGGCCCTACCAGAACGTGAGTGACCGCGCCGGCCACCGGCACCGGCCCCGGCACCGGCCCCGGCCCTGCCGCCGGACGGGCAGCCCGCGGGGTGGGCTCCCCGTGCTCCCGGGCTCGCTCCTCCATATGCCCGGGGCGGTGCCCGCCGCGTTCCGCTCGTGCCCCCGGGAtggcccccccgtgtccccaggacggtACCCCCCGCGTTCCCAGGCCGTATGCCCCCGCACCCCCGGGCAGGGTCCCGCCGCGGCCCGGGGCCGATCCCCACCGCTCCTCCTCCTTGTCTTCCAGACGATCGGGGCCGCCTTCGTGGCCAAGGTGATATCGGTGGGGGACCAGACGGTGACCCTGGGGATCTGGGTAAGTGCGGGGCCAGGGGTTGTGCCGTTCCCGGTCACCCCGCACCTGCTGAGcgctcccctgtccccccaggacACGGCCGGCTCGGAGCGCTACGAGGCCATGAGCCGCATCTACTACCGCGGGGCGCGGGCCGCCGTGGTCTGCTACGGTGAGGAGGACGGAGCTGGCGGCCGGGACGGCTCCGGGCGGGGGGCCGGGTGCTGCAGCGGGGGGTCGGCAGACGAGGGAGGGGGACAGATCTTACGCCTCTCCCTCAGATCTCACCGACAGCAGCAGTTTCCAGCGAGCCAAGTTCTGGGTGAACGAGCTGCAGAACTGCGAGGAGGTAACGGCTGGGCTGGGGTACGGGGGGGCTGCGGAGCCTCACTGGAGGGGAACGGGAGCCGGTGGCAGGGCTGGACCTGCGAGCACATCCCTCCcgcccctctgcctgccccagggCTGCCGGATCTACCTGTGTGGCACCAAGAGCGACCTGCTGGAGGAGGACAGGAGGAAGCGCGGGGTCGACTTCCACGACGTGCAGGACTATGCCGATGGTATGTCCGGGCACTGCGCGGGGCCGGGATGCTGGggctgggcagtgctggccctTCCTGGGCTCCCACAGCTCCAAGCGGGTAGGGGGCCTGGGGAATATGGAGCTGCAGCATCCACGTGTGCTGGGGGGCATGAGGGGCTCTGCCTCGGTCCTGGATCCACAGCCGGGCTCCCTGCGCGCTGAGGCGCCGGCTCtgccagggacctgcctgggcaTGGTGTGTCCTGACACGGGCAGGCATGTGGCCAGCTGGGCCGAGGGGACAGCACAGGGCCTGCCCTGGGCCCCCGCCAGCTCGCTGTCACCAGCCGTGCCCCAGGGGTGACTCCAGGGGGAGCCAAGCCTGTGAGGCCTCCGGTGCCAACCCTGGCCCTCGTTGCAGAGATCAAGGCAGAGCTCTTCGAGACCTCCAGTAAGACCGGCCAGAGTGTGGGTGAGTAGCCTCCACGCTGCTGCTCGTgcttgggcagggctggggggtttTGCCTAGCACTGGGGCTGCTCACACCCACCCTGCCCGCCCTCCCCCAGACGAGCTGTTCCAGAAGGTAGCCGAGGACTACGTGCACTTCACCGCGTTCCAGGTGATGACAGGTGAGGGAGCAGGATCTGTCCTTTCCTATGCCGGGGGGCGCACATGCTGTGGAGAGGATGAGCACTCTGGGGTCTGGCAGGGTCCTTCctcaccccccagctccctggggctgccgcAGGTCCGTGCCAGGGTTTGTCCTGTGGAGACCGGGCCCCATTGtggtgtccctgtgctgctcGGGCCAGGCTCAGCTTGGCCAGTCCGCCCTGGCGGGGCTGTGGGTGGCCCTGGCACTCGGGCAGGCAGGAGCCTCGCCCGGCTGTGGCACCGGCTGTCAGCTCTGCGCCTGCCCAGGCACGCTCAGCCTGGCTGTGCCTCCAGCACTGGGCCGTGCGCCCCACTGCTGCTCTGGGGGGACACCAAACCCCTTCCCAGGGACCTGCAGCTTTTGGGCTCCACGTGGTGCGGAGCTGTgggctgccagcagctgcctgccccTGCTCTCTTCCAGAGGAGAAGGGCATTGACCTGGGCCAGCGGAGCGGCGCCTATTTCTACAGCTGCTGCCACCACTGAGACCTCCTGCCAAAAGGGAACTGCTGCTACCGGCCGGGCAGCCGGCGTGCACCACTCCTCTGGATTTTTATCTGCTGTGTTTTAGCTGTACGGGCCCATCACGGCACGCAGCCCCGCGGACTGCTCTGCTCCGGTGTGCGGGGCGGCAGAGGCTCCGCACAGCGCCGGGAGCCGTGGGCTGTCACCCCTGGGACCCTCTCCCTGCCACCCGGtgttcagaggagctgctgccctgAGTCACTGCTGTGGCCCAGCAACGGCCATTAACTTATTCTCTCGGAGATGCTGCCTGACTCTTCACAGCTTTATTTAAGCATCTTCTCTTAAGGTGTACAATGTAAATAAAATGCATTGTGGTCTGAGTTGTGTGAGGCTGTCGGGACCTCCCCCCCACCTTGGAGAGACAAATGACAAGAGGACATCAAGAGTAAAGTTAAACTTTACTTTACAGTAATTTTTCATCTATATACAAAGAATTACAGTACATGTTCTGGGAGCACCTGGGCAGGGCAACCCTCTTTTCATTATAAGTTTCACATACACAGCCAACAGTCTAAGGGGAGCAAAATGAAAGTAATCAATGGTCCAAgactctcccctctccctcttctAAAAATAATATACATGCTGGAAATATGTAGGTTTCTCTCACCTGCTCTGGCATTCCCGCTTAGAACCGACAGAGGAGTCCTGGCCAGGGCCAAGTGCCCACGCGTCCCCCACGCAGCGTTTGCTCGGGATGGCCCCAGCACCCCAACTCGTGCCCGCTCCCCTCTGGCCGAGCCCGTGGGACGGGACCCCACGGGGGGCTCCCCACAGCGTGGGGCCACTCACACCGAGGCTTCCCCGCTCCAAGCAAACCTGCGCGTGGCTTCAGCGCAAACTGTGCCACTGCTTGAGCACAGTGATACCTCCTGTACCCCCGCCCCGGGGCCCCCCACAGGATTCCAGCCAAGAGCGCGTGGCACAGGAGGGCGGCAGGGGACATTTGAAGCCAGGCACAGTACCCGACACATGGGGTGTGTCGTGGGGCGCTGGAGATGGTACCAGAGCTGAGCAGGGCCAGGAACGCCGCTGCCTAAAGGAGAGCTGCTCCTGCCCGCCCGCACCTCTGCCATCCTCCCACCCAGCACGGCCGGGTCCGCCCTCAGCTCCAGCCACCTCGAGCCTCccggtgctgctgcttttccttttcacaaGTTCCCAGTGTCTAAAAAAATTCACAAAACCCAGTTCCTTGAAGTCAACAACTTGGAAacatcagggggaaaaaaaaaaatcaaaacaaaacacaaaaaaacccaataaaacaaaaccaaaaactgaaaCCAGCTCAGTACCAAAcggacacaaagaacatgcaGTTAGCGGACGCCTGCCTTGCTTCATGTGGCTCCACTCGCTCCCGGGGCCCACTGGCACGCTGGTTTGAGTCTCAAATCCATCACAAACCGAAGGAACCGAGTCACGCCTCGTCCTGTTCCTGCCCGCACGCCGAAGCCCAGCCCCAGCTACCAGGGACGGACTCGCCCGGCGAAGAAACCTCCATCCCGCGGGCCGAGGGCCGCGAGTCCAGCCCTACTGTGCTAAGCTGCCAACGGTTACAATAGCACCACAATAGCCCAAGTGCTTCGCCAAGGGCAAACTGGTTAAAACTTTACCTTGAAATAGGACATAGCAACACCCATTTCTCAGATTTCCCTAGGAGGTAGATTCAGTGCTGTAGGGACTGTTCATCACCGCCACTTCTCCAGCCCAAGCTCACACACGCTGTCCCCCTGCACCGGACTTGGCTTAGGTCGCTGTTGGAGGATCCGCAGCAGAAATATTGTCCTtttcccacctcctgctaagcGAGGGCGCTGCTACCGCGCCGGCGGGACTCCCGTGAAGCCAGGCAAGCGGCAGAGCTGTCCCCACGCTCCAGCATCCCACCTCCCAGCCCCGGGAGCCCAGCCATGCGCCTCTGGCTGCTAACGCTGCCACCAGCCGTCACCACTGTCACAGGGGATTAATTAGCACAGACAAAGCCCGGGGGATCAAACATGGCAGAGCCCTCGCCGGCCCTCTCCGTACTCTCAGAGTAGCTGCACGGTTTGCCACTTTGCAATTAACACTCACTGGCTGGCAAAGGCTGAAAGCCTCATCGGTTAATTTTAGGGCAAAGCACATTACAAGCAGGTTACAATTACAGTTATTCCAAACATCAAGCAAAATCCGAAGTTAAGGCTGAAATCAAAATATAAACAGAAGGTGTTGAAGGTCTGAGGTTTCTCAGTCCCCAGGCAGGATCGGCGCAGCACGCTCGGCTCAAACTGCTGCCGACGTGCATCAGGGTTACggttgatttgtttttctttttcttcctttttttgtggAGCTGAAGCTCTTCTAGCACCCTAAATCCATATTATCTCACCTTGGTATGTTACTGTCCTTCAAACATCTCTCATCTCCTGAATTTCAGTAAGTCACACCTTCAAAGTGAAGCCTGTGGCTGGGGGGGTTTAACCCTGAATTATAACACGTACTCCCACAGTACCACCCGGACACCTTGTGCATTGAAGTGAATCtgttcttgtggggttttttttgttaaataggAAAAGTTTTAACTCAAGAAGAGCAATAAAGCAAGCTACTATCAGCTAGTTAAGTATCTGAAGATGCGCAGTATGGGATTATCCCTTAAAGCGGTTGCTTTTTGGCTGGATTCGCCAGCGGGCACCAGCCCAGTGAGTGGTGCTGACGGGACGAGCCACGCAGGACAGCGCCCGCTGCCCTCCTGCCCCATGAAGCGTTTGTATGGGAGCAAATCCTTCATCCCTTTCGGAACTGGGAAGGGGAATCCATTCCTACAAGTGGGAGTGGGCTCATGACCACGGGAAGTTCCCATGAGCCTCCCGAGGACAGCAGGGAAAGGGACATGGCTCTGAGCAGAAATCATCACACCCTTGATGCTGCTTCTACAACTCTCCACAACAGCGAATCAACACAAGAGTCACCTCCTTCTCACCCTGTGTGCAGTTACACCTGACCTGAGACTGCTGGTGGCCAAGGGATCAGATCCCTCCAGCACAGCAGAAAAGCATGGTGGCCTCGGCCACAGCAGAGCCACccgcagccctgccagccccagcccgGCGCAAGGAGCAGAGCTGCGCAGCCTCTCCCGCAGGAACCATCTGCCAGGGGTTTGGTACCTGCCGCTTTCCTCTATATTAAAAACACCCCAGTGATTCAAACTGGCAGAACTCCAAAGGCAGCAACGAACTGCAGAAGAACCGAAGTCTGTACAGACATCTCCCTCTTCTCCAAGGCAACACCACCAGCTGCCACCAACAGCCACAGTCTCCTCAAGCGCTGGAAAGCCCCTATTTCCTTTATACAGGGCTGTGTTGCCTGGAGCTGCTTCTCATTTCTCCCTGCTGACGAAGGCAGGGATACGATAATAATATTGCTTACTTACTCCCACTGCTGACAACGGCGGGCTGGGCAGGACAGGGCTGCCGGGACCCATCTCCACACCTGGCCAGGCCCCACTGAGGTGACCCAGCACAGCCACTCCCACCAGCACCCCTGTTCCCCTGCAAGCCCCACGAATGTCTGAAATGCTGTCCTGATCTGACAGAGCACCGCCCAGGGGCCCAACGAGGGTGAGGAGGGATGAGCAGCTCGCTGGCTTCCACCTTCAGTTGCATTTCCAAACACCAACTTCACCAAGCAGCCTCCCAGCTACACTGAAGTCACCTTTCCATCTGGGAGGTTGGGAGCCAGAAATCTGGATCCTCATGGAAAAGGCGTGAAAGGAGACAATAAGAGAGGTGGAGTACGGTCAGACGCAAGGAATAAGGCTGTGGGTTTGCAATGCCATGCAACGGTTAAAATCCACGTTCACTGTTCAAAAGAAGCTTTAGGGTAACAGCCTGCTGCGTGGAAGGTGCTGCCGTGAACCTCACACCCTGTTACATGAGCACATGATTTATAGAAATGATTTTTCAAACCTGCACTTATGAGAATCCATTGAGAACTTCTCCATTTTACAGATTTAAAAAAGCCTGCACCAAAAATAT
It encodes:
- the LOC136107848 gene encoding lateral signaling target protein 2 homolog isoform X1; the protein is MLPAALRRWLRRPKRSDPRLLSQFFFADERVTRVVAEINGLNAELDPQQYLVLLNQLHLSQAHLLAVLERIMEECIPTQRHSRDYLVKFPEELLVDNLGNHMLFAAECLLAGTFLEVEEMDGAPLRAQARNLLCSLELVRTVLREQSLSQPGSYPEPVRAALIQFDWLFAEFELSYVSSLVAVKSPEEIYRQQEIIVLFCETVERALRLGYLTQEMIDGYEPLLMFTIPRLAIISGLLIYPEGPLSLEQSPEQMSQVFSPFYNLLKKIRDLLQVLSVEELCLLERSLCTAESEDPCVPATPPAWGAAMDTPAPWGLLEVPSAPPLPPICTAQLGPSSAVDDQGTARCWGPQSPGSSPGLNATPAAHCWELRSRYSSTKDMLHTLFVCISGVADQLQTNFASDLRSILKTVFKIVASQAEPLEEPGARQEEDGDPHLVDAPRMADCPLCSSPAEAAGLQRTAGARCLPEWVPDSMCSQCSACRSPFTLLRRRHHCRNCGKIFCARCSPHATALPHYGQPKPVRVCTHCYTTHLSPVPRRTRSQ
- the LOC136107848 gene encoding lateral signaling target protein 2 homolog isoform X5, whose protein sequence is MLPAALRRWLRRPKAHLLAVLERIMEECIPTQRHSRDYLVKFPEELLVDNLGNHMLFAAECLLAGTFLEVEEMDGAPLRAQARNLLCSLELVRTVLREQSLSQPGSYPEPVRAALIQFDWLFAEFELSYVSSLVAVKSPEEIYRQQEIIVLFCETVERALRLGYLTQEMIDGYEPLLMFTIPRLAIISGLLIYPEGPLSLEQSPEQMSQVFSPFYNLLKKIRDLLQVLSVEELCLLERSLCTAESEDPCVPATPPAWGAAMDTPAPWGLLEVPSAPPLPPICTAQLGPSSAVDDQGTARCWGPQSPGSSPGLNATPAAHCWELRSRYSSTKDMLHTLFVCISGVADQLQTNFASDLRSILKTVFKIVASQAEPLEEPGARQEEDGDPHLVDAPRMADCPLCSSPAEAAGLQRTAGARCLPEWVPDSMCSQCSACRSPFTLLRRRHHCRNCGKIFCARCSPHATALPHYGQPKPVRVCTHCYTTHLSPVPRRTRSQ
- the LOC136107848 gene encoding lateral signaling target protein 2 homolog isoform X3 — encoded protein: MLPAALRRWLRRPKRSDPRLLSQFFFADERVTRVVAEINGLNAELDPQQYLVLLNQLHLSQAHLLAVLERIMEECIPTQRHSRDYLVKFPEELLVDNLGNHMLFAAECLLAGTFLEVEEMDGAPLRAQARNLLCSLELVRTVLREQSLSQPGSYPEPVRAALIQFDWLFAEFELSYVSSLVAVKSPEEIYRQQEIIVLFCETVERALRLGYLTQEMIDGYEPLLMFTIPRLAIISGLLIYPEGPLSLEQSPEQMSQVFSPFYNLLKKIRDLLQVLSVEELCLLERSLCTAESEDPCVPATPPAWGAAMDTPAPWGLLEVPSAPPLPPICTAQLGPSSAVDDQGTASPQSPGSSPGLNATPAAHCWELRSRYSSTKDMLHTLFVCISGVADQLQTNFASDLRSILKTVFKIVASQAEPLEEPGARQEEDGDPHLVDAPRMADCPLCSSPAEAAGLQRTAGARCLPEWVPDSMCSQCSACRSPFTLLRRRHHCRNCGKIFCARCSPHATALPHYGQPKPVRVCTHCYTTHLSPVPRRTRSQ
- the LOC136107848 gene encoding lateral signaling target protein 2 homolog isoform X2, yielding MLPAALRRWLRRPKRSDPRLLSQFFFADERVTRVVAEINGLNAELDPQQYLVLLNQLHLSQAHLLAVLERIMEECIPTQRHSRDYLVKFPEELLVDNLGNHMLFAAECLLAGTFLEVEEMDGAPLRAQARNLLCSLELVRTVLREQSLSQPGSYPEPVRAALIQFDWLFAEFELSYVSSLVAVKSPEEIYRQQEIIVLFCETVERALRLGYLTQEMIDGYEPLLMFTIPRLAIISGLLIYPEGPLSLEQSPEQMSQVFSPFYNLLKKIRDLLQVLSVEELCLLERSLCTAESEDPCVPATPPAWGAAMDTPAPWGLLEVPSAPPLPPICTAQLGPSSAVDDQGTARCWGPQSPGSSPGLNATPAAHCWELRSRYSSTKDMLHTLFVCISGVADQLQTNFASDLRSILKTVFKIVASQAEPLEEPGARQEEDGDPHLVDAPRMADCPLCSSPAEAAGLQRTGARCLPEWVPDSMCSQCSACRSPFTLLRRRHHCRNCGKIFCARCSPHATALPHYGQPKPVRVCTHCYTTHLSPVPRRTRSQ
- the MXD3 gene encoding max dimerization protein 3 isoform X1, with amino-acid sequence MGAQLGPPPAAMEPAATSIQVLLQAAEFLERRDRGAAAPRYPPGLAEAEHGYASLCPARSRRAVGSVRSVHNALEKHRRAQLRCCLERLKQQVPAGPARPTTLSLLHRARLHIQRLEEQELRARKAKDRLRNQQRSLRRRLEWLLSPASGERARADSLDSSQLSEPSEGEDVEIEVDSVVFGGDLLPGFGTGRDHSYSSPRSPTS
- the MXD3 gene encoding max dimerization protein 3 isoform X2, producing the protein MEPAATSIQVLLQAAEFLERRDRGAAAPRYPPGLAEAEHGYASLCPARSRRAVGSVRRAQLRCCLERLKQQVPAGPARPTTLSLLHRARLHIQRLEEQELRARKAKDRLRNQQRSLRRRLEWLLSPASGERARADSLDSSQLSEPSEGEDVEIEVDSVVFGGDLLPGFGTGRDHSYSSPRSPTS
- the PRELID1 gene encoding PRELI domain-containing protein 1, mitochondrial, which codes for MGKYCASLGVLKGPWDQVFAAFWQRYPNPYSKHVLTEDIVHREVTADHKLLSRRLLTKTNRMPRWAEHFFPANVAHSVYILEDSIVDPKNRTMTTFTWNINHARLMRVEERCVYQVNPENSNWTEVKREAWVSSSLFGVSRAVQEFGLARFKSNVTKSTKGFEYVLARMQGEAPSKTLVETAKEATEKAKETALAATEKAKDLASKAATKKKQYV